One part of the Malus sylvestris chromosome 2, drMalSylv7.2, whole genome shotgun sequence genome encodes these proteins:
- the LOC126585373 gene encoding uncharacterized protein LOC126585373 yields MGMSGRPSSSSSSSSLSMRFLIAAFIVFSLSPQTICNAAGQKCTPSSCGHIRNISYPFRLKGDPRHCGNSGYTLSCENNKTILNIPLSGDYYVQAINYHNQTIRVVDPGLDKSNCSSLPLHSSALSSRYYQIPANVYYQIPTTRVNGTIHLTFLKCPRPMNSSLYVDAAPCFPVESASNSSSSMSSSQPKAYGYVKIGYLEVGQMKDGCSIERTTYAYLFDGYNASYKSIHNSLVYGFELEYNTPDPIFCEGQWNMNNECYRHSVPGFFQFLWTLIQSKRSIHGSLYDI; encoded by the exons ATGGGAATGAGTGGAaggccctcctcctcctcctcctcctcctccttgtcTATGCGGTTTTTAATTGCAGCTTTTATTGTTTTTAGCTTATCCCCTCAAACCATTTGTAACGCCGCCGGGCAAAAGTGTACCCCTTCTTCCTGCGGTCATATCCGCAATATAAGCTACCCGTTTCGACTAAAGGGTGATCCGCGCCACTGCGGCAACTCAGGATACACTCTGTCTTGTGAGAACAACAAAACCATACTAAACATACCTTTATCTGGCGATTACTACGTACAGGCAATCAACTACCATAACCAAACAATCCGAGTTGTCGATCCGGGCCTTGACAAGAGCAATTGCTCCTCCCTTCCTCTTCATTCTTCCGCTCTTTCTTCTAGGTATTACCAAATTCCAGCTAATGTTTATTACCAAATTCCGACGACACGTGTGAATGGTACAATACATTTAACATTTTTGAAGTGTCCGCGTCCAATGAATTCATCTCTTTACGTGGACGCTGCTCCATGTTTTCCTGTTGAATCTGCTTCTAATTCATCTTCGTCGATGTCGTCATCCCAACCAAAAGCGTATGGCTATGTCAAGATTGGATATTTAGAGGTAGGGCAGATGAAGGACGGTTGCAGCATAGAGCGAACGACTTATGCCTACTTGTTCGACGGCTACAACGCTTCTTATAAATCCATACACAATTCTCTGGTGTATGGATTTGAGCTTGAATATAATACCCCTGATCCCATTTTCTGCGAAGGCCAATGGAACATGAATAACGAGTGTTATCGGCACAGCGTTCCAG gtttttttcaatttctatgGACGCTGATTCAAAGTAAGAGATCTATCCATGGGAGCTTATATGACATTTAA